The Chryseobacterium geocarposphaerae genome has a window encoding:
- a CDS encoding glycosyltransferase, with the protein MKKEKIKVLFRHRSMEMGGVEKVILSMLNNLDQEKFEMTVCLNINQGELRNEFPSHVRKVYLEDGKEDLSKNPLIQKIQLAKRKYRLQRAQNNPKIADQLLNENFDVEIAPTYAAFSSVLNSVNKNSKKIGWFHSDITLPKLQPLVPDILKQIPQFDYFIFGSQQTRDILMETYPDLKLPENQVILNAIPIEELKEKAKAFQPEFPEKPVFVSVARLHSRKGFHKLMDAHVKLLKAGFDHHIIVIGDGEEKENLKKQAQELGVTESFQLLGSLLNPYPYVKNADFFILPSESESWPLIIADSLILQKPIISTNVGGIPEMITHEKTGHLINYETEEMYEAMKRFLTEPEYVSTIKENLKDIEKQFDNQKIFDAVENIITNLVKK; encoded by the coding sequence ATGAAAAAAGAAAAAATAAAAGTGCTTTTCAGACACCGTTCTATGGAAATGGGAGGGGTAGAAAAAGTAATCCTGAGTATGTTGAACAATCTCGATCAGGAAAAATTTGAGATGACAGTTTGTTTGAATATCAACCAGGGAGAATTGCGCAATGAGTTTCCGAGCCATGTAAGAAAAGTATATCTAGAAGATGGAAAAGAAGATCTTTCTAAAAATCCATTGATACAAAAAATTCAGCTTGCAAAAAGAAAATACAGACTTCAAAGAGCTCAGAATAATCCTAAGATAGCAGATCAGCTACTGAATGAAAATTTTGATGTGGAAATTGCTCCAACCTATGCAGCTTTTTCATCAGTCTTAAATTCTGTCAATAAAAATTCAAAAAAAATTGGTTGGTTCCATTCCGATATTACCTTACCCAAACTTCAGCCTTTAGTTCCTGATATTTTAAAACAGATTCCACAGTTTGATTATTTTATTTTTGGTTCTCAACAAACTCGGGATATTTTAATGGAGACCTATCCTGATCTTAAACTTCCGGAAAACCAAGTGATCTTAAACGCGATCCCGATTGAAGAACTGAAAGAAAAAGCAAAAGCTTTCCAACCCGAATTCCCTGAAAAACCCGTTTTTGTTTCCGTAGCCAGATTGCATAGCAGAAAAGGGTTTCATAAATTAATGGATGCTCACGTAAAACTACTGAAAGCTGGATTTGACCATCATATCATCGTCATTGGTGATGGCGAAGAAAAAGAAAATCTGAAAAAGCAGGCACAGGAATTAGGTGTTACCGAAAGTTTTCAATTATTAGGTTCATTGCTCAATCCGTATCCTTATGTAAAAAATGCTGATTTTTTCATTCTCCCTTCCGAATCTGAAAGCTGGCCATTAATTATCGCCGATTCATTAATTCTTCAAAAGCCCATCATTTCAACCAATGTAGGAGGAATTCCTGAAATGATAACTCACGAAAAAACCGGGCACCTCATCAATTATGAAACGGAAGAAATGTATGAAGCCATGAAGAGATTTCTTACAGAACCGGAATATGTTTCAACAATTAAAGAAAATCTGAAAGACATCGAAAAACAATTTGACAATCAAAAGATTTTTGATGCGGTTGAAAATATCATTACTAACTTAGTAAAAAAATAA
- a CDS encoding acyltransferase has translation MLFIYRLILKIHTSYHRMIQNVYLKVCIAKGLKVGKNVRFVEVPEFGTEPFLIEIGDETTFSNNVRFVNHDGGQNALHFFEKYKDVRTFGRIKIGKQCLIGADTIIMPGVEMQDNCVLGAGSILTSSMPKGSVFAGVPAKFICTIEEYGDKLLANNVMYPRELELVRPQLEAYIKKHLPHTYKPVK, from the coding sequence ATGCTTTTTATTTACCGCCTGATTCTTAAAATTCACACCTCTTATCATCGGATGATACAAAACGTGTATCTGAAAGTCTGTATTGCTAAAGGATTAAAAGTAGGAAAAAACGTACGCTTTGTAGAGGTCCCCGAATTCGGAACCGAACCTTTTCTGATTGAAATTGGTGATGAAACTACGTTCTCCAACAATGTAAGGTTTGTGAATCATGATGGCGGACAAAATGCCCTTCACTTTTTTGAAAAATATAAAGATGTAAGAACCTTCGGAAGAATAAAAATTGGTAAGCAATGCCTGATTGGAGCCGATACGATCATCATGCCTGGTGTAGAAATGCAGGATAATTGTGTTTTGGGAGCAGGTTCCATTCTAACCTCATCAATGCCTAAAGGAAGTGTTTTTGCGGGCGTTCCGGCAAAGTTTATCTGTACCATAGAAGAGTATGGCGATAAATTATTAGCCAATAACGTGATGTACCCAAGAGAGCTTGAACTTGTACGTCCTCAATTGGAAGCTTACATAAAGAAGCACCTTCCTCACACTTACAAACCGGTAAAATAA
- a CDS encoding glycosyltransferase, producing MTEKKKILIRIGSLRHGGAEKVLVTFLKNLPETKYEIDLLLNLYSGKYLSEVPSWVNILYLNKGEMITTNRIQDIPRKIYRVLYQNVLKRFPKLLYNGKLNGKKYDIEFAAIHGMRDEILNSPLKNSKKIVWIHNDLSEVKGYTNDEIRKFFGFDKIMVISEKIKATFLNQAQSEAERQKVEKIYNPLDTEEILAKAEQPVLNYNFDITCPTFISVGTVFPQKGFDRLLKVHKRLLDEGFQHKILIVGDGYDFENIKKLKSELGVDNTATMLGFTDNPYPHFKHSDFYILSSRYEGFPTVLFEAITLKKKIIATEVSGAAEMLNGGEIGLIVENSEEGIYNGMKKALESPEYFTTYSENLKEYVMPFGLQNSVDSIMNIIDSL from the coding sequence ATGACAGAAAAGAAAAAAATACTGATTCGAATCGGTTCTCTGCGACATGGTGGAGCTGAAAAAGTATTGGTTACTTTTCTTAAAAATCTTCCGGAAACCAAATACGAAATAGATCTTCTTCTTAATTTATATTCTGGAAAATATCTCAGCGAAGTTCCTTCTTGGGTTAATATCTTATATCTAAACAAAGGCGAGATGATCACCACGAACCGGATTCAGGATATCCCTCGAAAAATATACCGGGTACTTTATCAAAATGTCTTAAAAAGATTTCCTAAACTTCTTTATAACGGAAAACTAAATGGTAAAAAATATGATATTGAATTTGCCGCCATTCATGGCATGCGCGATGAGATTTTAAATTCACCATTAAAAAATTCTAAAAAAATAGTTTGGATACACAATGATCTTTCAGAGGTAAAAGGCTACACCAATGATGAAATCAGAAAGTTTTTTGGCTTTGATAAGATCATGGTGATTTCAGAAAAAATTAAAGCAACATTTCTCAATCAGGCACAAAGTGAAGCAGAAAGACAGAAAGTAGAAAAAATATATAATCCTTTAGATACTGAAGAAATTTTAGCCAAAGCCGAGCAACCTGTTCTTAACTACAACTTTGACATAACTTGTCCTACGTTTATTTCAGTAGGAACCGTTTTTCCGCAAAAAGGTTTTGACAGATTGCTGAAAGTTCACAAAAGACTTCTTGATGAAGGTTTCCAACATAAAATTCTCATCGTAGGCGACGGTTATGATTTTGAAAATATCAAAAAATTAAAATCAGAATTAGGAGTTGACAACACTGCTACAATGCTTGGGTTTACAGATAATCCGTATCCCCATTTTAAACATTCGGATTTTTACATTTTAAGTTCGAGATATGAAGGGTTTCCTACGGTTCTTTTTGAAGCGATTACCCTGAAAAAGAAAATAATCGCCACAGAAGTTTCCGGAGCAGCCGAAATGCTGAATGGCGGAGAGATTGGACTGATTGTTGAAAATTCAGAAGAAGGCATCTATAACGGAATGAAAAAGGCACTTGAAAGCCCCGAATATTTTACTACCTATTCGGAAAATTTGAAAGAATATGTAATGCCGTTCGGCTTACAGAACTCTGTAGATTCCATAATGAATATTATCGACAGTTTATAA
- a CDS encoding serine acetyltransferase: protein MSNYSTIQKDFYRESGKWLSTFKIWAKCINPNLHFIYILRKNQQLGKVPVIGFFWRMTLRHFQIKYGFQIYPETQIGEGFYLGHWGSLVINPKTIIGRNCNIAQGVTIGQQNRGKNEGSPEIGNEVWIGPNAVIVGNIKIGNNVLIAPNSYVNFNVPSDSVVSGNPAQIYPNEKATDGYINHKV, encoded by the coding sequence ATGTCAAACTATTCAACCATACAGAAAGATTTTTATCGTGAGAGCGGAAAATGGCTTTCCACTTTTAAAATATGGGCAAAATGCATCAATCCTAACCTGCATTTCATCTACATTTTGAGAAAAAATCAGCAATTGGGGAAAGTTCCTGTTATAGGATTTTTCTGGAGAATGACTTTGAGACATTTCCAGATTAAATATGGGTTCCAGATTTATCCGGAAACTCAGATCGGAGAAGGTTTTTATTTGGGACATTGGGGAAGTCTGGTGATCAATCCGAAAACCATAATTGGCAGAAACTGCAATATTGCACAAGGTGTCACTATCGGACAGCAAAACAGGGGTAAAAATGAAGGCTCCCCCGAAATAGGCAATGAAGTCTGGATTGGCCCAAATGCCGTAATTGTCGGGAATATAAAAATTGGAAATAATGTTCTAATAGCTCCCAATTCGTATGTAAATTTTAATGTTCCTTCCGATTCTGTTGTAAGCGGAAATCCGGCCCAGATTTATCCTAATGAAAAGGCTACAGATGGGTATATTAATCATAAAGTTTGA
- a CDS encoding carbonic anhydrase: MSQSYDVIFENNRKWVESKVAENPEFFHELAKTQNPEFLYIGCSDSRVTAEEVMGMKPGEVFVTRNIANVVNTLDMSSTAVIQYAVEHLKVNHIIVCGHYNCGGVKAAMSPQDLGLMNPWLRTIRDVYRLHQAELDSIEDEKKRYDRLVELNVQEQCINVIKMACVQERYILEEYPIVHGWVFDLRTGKIIDLEIDFEKILKDIQKIYNLTDSDWVMSRKKK; encoded by the coding sequence ATGTCACAATCATACGACGTTATTTTCGAAAACAACAGAAAATGGGTAGAATCTAAAGTTGCAGAAAACCCTGAGTTCTTTCATGAGCTTGCAAAAACTCAGAATCCGGAGTTCCTTTATATTGGATGTTCGGACAGTAGAGTGACTGCAGAGGAAGTAATGGGAATGAAACCGGGAGAAGTATTTGTGACCAGAAATATTGCCAATGTTGTCAATACGTTGGATATGAGTTCTACAGCGGTTATTCAATACGCAGTAGAGCATCTTAAAGTGAATCATATCATTGTGTGCGGACATTATAACTGCGGAGGTGTAAAAGCAGCAATGTCACCTCAGGATTTAGGACTAATGAATCCTTGGCTGAGAACCATACGTGATGTGTACAGATTGCACCAAGCAGAGCTGGATTCTATTGAAGATGAAAAGAAACGTTATGACAGGCTTGTAGAACTTAATGTTCAGGAACAGTGCATCAACGTGATTAAGATGGCCTGTGTACAGGAAAGGTATATCTTGGAAGAATATCCTATTGTTCACGGCTGGGTTTTTGACCTTAGAACCGGAAAAATTATTGATTTGGAGATTGATTTTGAAAAAATCTTAAAAGACATTCAAAAAATCTATAATCTTACGGATTCGGACTGGGTGATGAGCCGAAAGAAAAAGTAA
- a CDS encoding SulP family inorganic anion transporter: MKNTSLIGGIKENFPSGLVVFLVALPLCLGIALASGAPPLSGIIAGIVGGLVVGSLSNSNISVSGPAAGLTAIVLTAITDLGAFELFLCAGIIAGLIQLVLGFVRAGSISNYFPNNVIEGMLAAIGIIIILKQIPHALGFDKDYEGHESIFDNGLNLNYFTELFGAIHPGAIIVTLVSIAILLAWDKIPVLKRMKMLPGALVAVVAGILLNEAFKMTGSSLAISPKHLVVLPVPQSFEDIKNLVTMPDFAGFSNPKVWIVGATIAIVASIETLLCIEASDRLDKQRRITDTNLELKAQGIGNLVSSLIGGLPMTSVVVRSSANANAGATSKISAIIHGVLLLICVLSIPMILNLIPLATLAAVLILVGYKLAKPATFKHFWHLGKFQFIPFVATVIAVVATDLLKGVGIGLAISIFYILQGNMKRAYYLSREKLNDADGINIKLAEEVSFLNKAAIKKTLKNIKPKSNVIIDARGTSYIATDVLEMIQDFANIRAKEEDINVELLGFKTSYRDYENSQDSHVLITHTRAM; the protein is encoded by the coding sequence ATGAAAAACACATCTTTAATAGGAGGAATAAAGGAGAATTTCCCTTCAGGACTCGTTGTATTTTTAGTGGCACTTCCTTTATGTTTAGGAATTGCCTTAGCATCAGGTGCTCCGCCTTTATCAGGAATTATTGCCGGAATTGTAGGCGGATTAGTGGTTGGATCCCTGAGTAATTCCAATATTTCCGTATCCGGACCTGCAGCAGGTTTAACGGCAATTGTTTTAACTGCAATTACTGATTTAGGTGCATTTGAATTATTTCTTTGTGCGGGAATCATTGCCGGTCTCATTCAGTTGGTTTTAGGGTTTGTGAGAGCAGGAAGTATCTCCAATTACTTTCCCAATAACGTGATTGAAGGAATGCTTGCTGCCATAGGAATCATCATTATCTTAAAACAAATTCCACATGCACTGGGGTTTGATAAGGATTATGAAGGACACGAATCTATCTTTGACAATGGTTTAAATTTAAATTATTTCACTGAATTATTTGGAGCTATTCATCCCGGAGCTATTATTGTGACTCTGGTTTCAATTGCCATTCTTTTGGCTTGGGATAAAATACCTGTTTTAAAAAGAATGAAAATGCTTCCTGGAGCTTTAGTTGCTGTTGTCGCGGGTATTTTGTTGAACGAAGCTTTCAAAATGACCGGAAGTTCATTGGCAATTAGCCCTAAACATCTGGTTGTACTGCCTGTTCCGCAATCATTTGAGGATATTAAAAACCTTGTCACAATGCCTGATTTTGCAGGATTTTCAAATCCTAAAGTATGGATTGTAGGAGCTACCATTGCTATTGTTGCTTCTATTGAAACCCTACTTTGTATTGAAGCATCTGACCGATTGGATAAACAAAGAAGAATTACAGATACCAACCTTGAATTAAAAGCTCAGGGTATTGGAAATTTAGTCAGTTCACTTATCGGCGGGCTTCCGATGACTTCAGTCGTGGTAAGAAGTTCTGCCAATGCCAACGCAGGTGCAACTTCAAAAATTTCCGCAATCATTCATGGAGTTTTATTGTTAATTTGTGTACTTTCAATTCCTATGATTCTGAATTTAATTCCGTTAGCGACATTAGCAGCGGTGTTAATTTTAGTAGGATATAAACTTGCAAAACCTGCTACATTTAAGCATTTCTGGCATTTAGGGAAATTCCAGTTCATTCCTTTCGTTGCAACGGTAATTGCTGTAGTTGCCACAGATCTTTTGAAAGGGGTAGGAATAGGTTTGGCAATTTCAATTTTCTATATTCTTCAGGGAAACATGAAAAGAGCATACTATTTGAGCCGGGAAAAGCTGAATGACGCAGACGGAATCAATATTAAATTAGCAGAGGAAGTATCTTTTCTAAACAAAGCAGCTATTAAGAAGACATTAAAAAACATTAAACCTAAATCTAATGTGATTATTGATGCACGAGGAACTTCATATATCGCCACTGATGTTCTGGAAATGATCCAGGATTTTGCGAATATCCGTGCCAAAGAAGAAGACATCAATGTTGAGCTTTTAGGTTTTAAAACATCATACAGAGATTATGAGAACAGCCAGGATTCTCATGTTTTAATTACACACACAAGGGCGATGTAG
- a CDS encoding carbonic anhydrase codes for MKAHTYETQSTITPEKALEFLKEGNQRFVNNLKANRDLLEQVNATREGQWPFAVVLSCIDSRTSAELIFDQGLGDIFSIRIAGNFVNQDILGSMEFGCNVAGSKLIVVLGHTKCGALKGGLDAAQIEGLGMDNLNHLINHFDPIIREVIEEGEERSSKNSSLLERLNQQNVRSAIEDIRKQSSTLKNLEKEGKIKIVGANYDVETGAVTWL; via the coding sequence ATGAAAGCACATACATACGAAACACAGTCAACAATTACTCCTGAAAAAGCATTAGAATTTTTAAAGGAAGGAAATCAAAGATTCGTCAATAATTTAAAGGCCAACAGAGATCTTTTGGAACAGGTAAATGCGACCCGTGAAGGGCAATGGCCTTTTGCCGTTGTTTTAAGCTGTATCGACAGCCGTACTTCTGCAGAGCTTATCTTTGACCAAGGACTGGGAGATATTTTCAGTATTAGGATTGCCGGTAATTTTGTCAATCAGGATATTTTAGGTTCCATGGAGTTTGGCTGTAACGTGGCAGGATCGAAGCTTATTGTTGTTTTGGGACACACGAAATGTGGTGCCTTAAAAGGAGGATTAGACGCTGCACAGATCGAAGGATTAGGAATGGATAATCTTAACCACCTGATCAATCATTTTGACCCGATCATTAGAGAAGTAATTGAAGAAGGAGAAGAAAGATCTTCAAAAAACAGTTCACTTCTGGAAAGATTAAACCAACAAAATGTAAGAAGTGCTATTGAGGATATCCGTAAACAAAGCTCTACGTTGAAAAACCTTGAAAAAGAAGGTAAGATTAAAATCGTTGGGGCAAATTACGATGTAGAAACCGGTGCCGTAACCTGGTTATAA
- the pth gene encoding aminoacyl-tRNA hydrolase: MKYLIVGLGNKGSEYENTRHNIGFKIVEKIAETLEVPFNTSNFGWLADGKYKGRRVLLLKPDTYMNLSGNAVRYWMQKENIPLENVLIVTDDLALPFGTLRLKGKGSDAGHNGLKNIIEVLQTQNYARLRFGISAEFSEGKQVDYVLGTWNESEAEKLPERIEKFAKACLSFVFAGINNTMSAFNGK; this comes from the coding sequence ATGAAATATTTAATTGTCGGACTTGGAAACAAAGGGTCTGAATATGAAAATACACGTCATAATATAGGATTTAAAATTGTTGAAAAAATTGCAGAAACTCTTGAAGTTCCATTCAATACGAGTAATTTTGGCTGGCTGGCTGACGGTAAATACAAAGGAAGGAGAGTATTGCTTTTAAAACCGGATACCTATATGAATCTTTCAGGGAATGCCGTGAGGTACTGGATGCAGAAAGAAAACATTCCTTTGGAGAATGTTCTCATTGTAACAGATGATCTGGCTCTTCCTTTTGGAACTTTAAGGCTGAAAGGCAAAGGATCTGATGCGGGACATAATGGATTAAAGAACATCATCGAAGTACTGCAGACACAAAATTATGCGAGACTTCGTTTTGGGATTTCAGCAGAATTTTCTGAAGGAAAGCAGGTAGATTATGTATTGGGAACCTGGAACGAGTCTGAAGCTGAAAAACTTCCGGAGAGAATTGAAAAGTTCGCTAAAGCCTGTCTTTCATTTGTTTTTGCGGGAATCAACAATACAATGTCAGCTTTTAATGGAAAATAA
- the mfd gene encoding transcription-repair coupling factor, with protein sequence MQLKTISEKFLPDLLKNEFGKEIFIQLENNQHISVKGNAGSSVSIFVAELFLTYKKHILYLVDDKEDALYANTEMEDLLGKDKVLYFPATHLEPYQIEKTQNANLVLRTEVINKITSSKAPKVIVAYSGALSEKVLKKEDFKAISHHIKVGDQLDFDFVDELLNHYNFQQADFVSEPGEFSVRGGIVDVFSFSNEKPYRITFFGNEVESIKTFDIETQLSVEKVNDFQLVSNMNFTVTGSRVSLLQLLPKESFVISKNGVIGMQKLKTFYEKSLVKYDTLNKDIAHRIPQELFISDQEFLFDYKKFKTVDFGSASIEGLIELTEMKIDQTAQPTFHKNFELLIEDLEEKQNAGFDTWISFSTEKQKERLESIFEELEHQLPFKSFKSELHEGFVDNDHKILVYTDHQIFDRYQRYKAKNTFAKSEQLTLKDLMSLKIGDYIAHIDHGIGKFMGLVKVNNDGKIQECFKLTYKNGDLLYVSIHSLHKISKYNGPEGREIVLSKLGTPTWKSLKQKTKARVKQLAFDLIKLYAQRKSAKGFAYTPDSYLQNELEASFLYEDTPDQEKATIDVKKDMEADTVMDRLVCGDVGFGKTEVAIRAAFKAATDGKQVAVLVPTTILAFQHYRSFKERLKDFPVNVAYINRFRTAKQKSETLEDLKNGKVDIIIGTHQLASSSVKFKDLGLLIIDEEHKFGVSVKDKLKTLKADVDTLTLTATPIPRTLQFSLMAARDLSVIKTPPPNRQPVDTQLIGFNEEILRDAVSYELQRDGQVYFINNRIENLKDIAGLIQRLVPDARVITGHGQMEGKQLEKNVLDFMEGKYDVLVSTTIVESGVDVPNANTIFINDAQRFGMADLHQMRGRVGRSNRKAFCYLITPPYDMMTSDARKRLEAIEQFSDLGSGFQIAMKDLEIRGAGDLLGAEQSGFINEMGFETYQKLMQEALEELKDDQEFENLFENEEDRNKLFKSTKDVNIDTDLELMLPDWYISNTEERLLLYQKLAEIDSEENLIKLESELIDRFGNLPKEAVNLLKSVSLKWLAAEIGFEKIVMKNGVFLGYFPSNPQDKFYQTDKFRHIITYLTQNPAEAQLKEKTGKEGNHLMMRKDKVRNVDEVNLLLKAILKV encoded by the coding sequence ATGCAATTAAAAACCATCAGCGAAAAATTTCTTCCCGATTTGCTTAAAAATGAATTTGGAAAGGAAATTTTTATTCAGTTAGAAAATAACCAACATATTTCTGTAAAAGGAAACGCAGGATCTTCGGTTTCAATTTTTGTAGCTGAGCTTTTCCTTACTTATAAAAAACATATTTTGTATTTAGTAGATGATAAGGAAGACGCTTTGTATGCCAATACGGAAATGGAAGATCTGTTGGGAAAAGATAAGGTTTTGTACTTTCCTGCAACACATCTTGAACCGTATCAGATTGAAAAGACGCAAAATGCCAATTTGGTATTAAGAACAGAAGTGATCAATAAAATTACTTCCAGCAAAGCTCCGAAAGTGATTGTAGCTTATTCGGGAGCTTTATCTGAAAAAGTTTTAAAGAAGGAAGATTTTAAGGCAATTTCACATCATATTAAAGTAGGTGACCAGCTTGATTTTGATTTTGTAGATGAGCTGTTGAATCATTATAACTTTCAGCAGGCAGATTTCGTTTCCGAACCTGGAGAGTTTTCCGTGAGAGGAGGAATTGTTGATGTGTTTTCGTTCTCAAATGAAAAACCGTATCGTATCACTTTCTTTGGAAATGAGGTGGAAAGCATAAAAACGTTTGATATAGAAACCCAGCTTTCAGTAGAAAAAGTGAATGATTTTCAATTGGTTTCGAACATGAATTTTACGGTGACAGGAAGCAGGGTTTCACTACTTCAGTTATTGCCAAAAGAAAGCTTCGTGATTTCTAAAAACGGGGTTATCGGAATGCAGAAGCTGAAAACATTCTACGAAAAATCGTTGGTAAAATATGATACCTTAAATAAAGATATTGCTCACAGAATACCTCAGGAATTATTCATTTCTGATCAGGAATTTTTATTTGATTATAAAAAGTTTAAAACCGTTGATTTCGGAAGTGCTTCTATTGAAGGACTGATCGAATTAACAGAAATGAAAATCGACCAGACCGCACAGCCGACTTTCCATAAAAATTTTGAATTATTAATTGAGGATCTTGAAGAAAAACAGAATGCAGGTTTTGATACCTGGATTTCTTTCTCCACTGAAAAGCAGAAAGAAAGATTAGAATCTATTTTTGAGGAACTGGAACATCAGCTTCCTTTTAAAAGTTTTAAGTCAGAACTTCATGAAGGTTTTGTGGATAATGACCATAAGATTTTAGTGTATACGGATCACCAGATTTTCGACCGATACCAAAGATATAAGGCAAAAAATACATTCGCCAAATCAGAGCAGCTGACCTTGAAAGATCTGATGTCGTTGAAAATAGGAGATTATATTGCTCATATTGATCATGGAATCGGAAAGTTCATGGGATTGGTGAAGGTGAATAACGATGGAAAAATTCAGGAATGCTTTAAATTAACTTATAAAAATGGCGATTTATTATATGTAAGCATCCATTCGCTCCATAAAATCTCAAAATACAACGGTCCTGAAGGCCGTGAAATTGTTTTAAGCAAGCTTGGAACGCCAACTTGGAAATCTTTAAAGCAAAAAACAAAGGCAAGGGTAAAACAACTTGCATTTGACCTGATAAAATTATATGCCCAAAGAAAATCCGCAAAAGGTTTTGCCTACACGCCTGATTCTTATCTGCAAAATGAACTGGAGGCGAGTTTCCTTTACGAAGATACTCCGGATCAGGAAAAAGCTACCATTGATGTGAAGAAAGATATGGAAGCCGATACGGTGATGGATCGTCTTGTATGTGGAGATGTTGGTTTCGGTAAAACGGAAGTGGCGATTCGTGCAGCGTTCAAAGCGGCAACAGACGGAAAACAGGTGGCGGTCTTGGTGCCAACAACTATTTTGGCTTTCCAGCATTACAGAAGCTTTAAAGAAAGGTTAAAAGATTTTCCGGTAAATGTGGCCTATATCAATCGCTTCAGAACGGCAAAGCAAAAATCTGAAACGTTGGAAGACTTAAAAAACGGAAAGGTTGATATTATCATAGGGACACATCAATTGGCAAGCAGTTCCGTGAAATTTAAAGATTTAGGACTGTTAATTATTGATGAAGAACATAAATTCGGGGTTTCCGTAAAAGATAAACTGAAAACTCTGAAAGCTGATGTTGATACTTTAACACTTACAGCAACGCCGATTCCGAGGACTTTGCAGTTTTCTTTAATGGCAGCAAGAGATTTGTCGGTAATCAAAACGCCGCCGCCGAACAGACAGCCAGTAGATACCCAGTTGATAGGATTTAATGAAGAAATTCTTCGTGATGCCGTTTCGTATGAATTACAGCGCGACGGACAGGTCTATTTTATCAATAACAGAATTGAAAACCTTAAAGATATTGCAGGATTGATTCAAAGACTGGTTCCTGATGCGAGAGTAATTACCGGCCATGGACAAATGGAAGGAAAGCAGCTGGAAAAAAATGTGCTGGACTTCATGGAAGGGAAATATGATGTTCTGGTTTCCACGACGATTGTAGAAAGTGGAGTTGACGTTCCGAATGCGAATACGATTTTCATTAATGATGCTCAACGTTTCGGAATGGCAGATCTTCACCAGATGAGAGGCCGTGTAGGACGTAGCAACAGAAAAGCTTTCTGTTATTTGATTACGCCTCCCTATGATATGATGACTTCTGATGCGAGAAAACGTTTGGAAGCGATAGAACAGTTTTCTGATTTGGGAAGTGGCTTCCAGATTGCGATGAAGGATTTGGAAATTCGCGGCGCAGGAGATTTGTTGGGAGCAGAACAAAGTGGGTTTATTAACGAAATGGGATTTGAAACCTATCAGAAATTAATGCAGGAAGCTTTAGAGGAGTTAAAAGACGATCAGGAATTTGAAAATCTTTTTGAAAACGAAGAAGACCGAAATAAGCTATTTAAATCTACAAAGGATGTAAATATTGATACGGATCTTGAATTGATGCTGCCGGATTGGTATATCTCAAATACAGAGGAGAGATTATTGCTTTATCAGAAGCTTGCCGAAATAGATAGTGAAGAAAATCTGATAAAGCTTGAGTCCGAATTGATAGACCGTTTCGGAAACCTGCCAAAAGAAGCTGTCAATTTATTGAAAAGTGTAAGTTTAAAATGGTTGGCTGCGGAAATAGGATTTGAAAAAATTGTTATGAAGAATGGAGTATTCCTAGGGTATTTCCCTAGCAATCCGCAGGATAAATTTTACCAGACGGATAAATTCAGGCATATCATTACTTATCTCACTCAAAATCCTGCAGAGGCGCAGCTGAAAGAGAAAACAGGAAAAGAGGGGAATCATCTTATGATGAGGAAAGATAAAGTGAGAAATGTGGATGAGGTTAATCTTTTATTAAAAGCCATTTTGAAAGTATAG